From a single Kryptolebias marmoratus isolate JLee-2015 linkage group LG6, ASM164957v2, whole genome shotgun sequence genomic region:
- the LOC108245126 gene encoding olfactory receptor 10AG1-like → MDSFRGEMNETSVTLGGYVEVEKYRYFYFVIIFIIYVLIICCNSTIVCLIVVHKNLHHPMYIFIAALLMNSVLFSTAVYPKLLIDFLSEKQIISHTMCHFQYFIFYSLCGAEFLLLAAMAHDRYVSIFKPLQYPIFMRKTTVCVLLVMAWLVPICLVAGSTVLSSKEKVCNFTLNGIFCNNSVYKLHCVASRTISVYGVIVVLGIVFLPMIYIVFTYARILIISYYSCKTIRTKAAQTCLPHLLVLLNFSLFSAYDVAMPRLESNISKTVRLVMTLQTVLYHPLLNPIIYGLKLNEISKHLKKLFRQKIVNCIDT, encoded by the exons atggattcgTTCAGAGGTGAG ATGAATGAAACATCTGTAACACTTGGTGGTTATGTTGAGGTGGAAAAATACAGATATTTctattttgtgattattttcatAATCTATGTTCTGATAATTTGCTGTAATTCCACCATTGTTTGCCTTATTGTGGTTCATAAAAACCTTCATCATCCGATGTATATTTTCATTGCAGCTTTATTAATGAACTCTGTTCTTTTTAGCACTGCAGTTTACCCCAAACTTTTGATTGATTTTCTATCTGAAAAACAGATCATATCACACACAATGTGTCACTTtcagtattttatattttacagtttatgtgGTGCCGAATTCCTACTATTGGCAGCCATGGCTCATGACAGATATGTGTCAATATTTAAACCTCTGCAATATCCAATATTCATGAGAAAGACGACTGTCTGTGTCTTGCTGGTTATGGCTTGGCTTGTGCCTATTTGTTTGGTTGCTGGATCAACTGTTTTGTCTTCTAAGGAGAAAGTTTGTAACTTTACTTTGAATGGAATTTTTTGCAACAATTCAGTTTACAAACTTCACTGTGTGGCATCAAGAACAATATCTGTGTATGGTGTGATTGTTGTACTTGGTATTGTGTTTTTGCCCATGATTTACATAGTTTTCACTTATGCAAGAATACTTATAATATCCTATTATAGTTGTAAAACTATAAGGACAAAAGCTGCACAGACCTGTTTACCtcatctgctggttttactcaacttttcattgttttctgctTACGATGTTGCCATGCCTAGATTAGAAagtaatatttcaaaaacagtaCGTTTAGTGATGACTTTACAGACGGTATTGTATCATCCTCTCTTAAATCCAATAATATATGGATTGAAATTGAATGAAATATCCAAACACCTTAAGAAATTATTTCGTCAAAAAATTGTTAATTGCATTGACACTTAA
- the LOC108229341 gene encoding olfactory receptor 13C2: MTEMNVTYIILDGHVELEKYRFLYFFIMLMGYILIMCSNSTIVCFIVIHKNLHEPMYIFIAALLINTVFFSTAVYPKLLIDFLSEKQIISYPACLIQIFMFYFLSTSEFLLLAVMAFDRYVSICKPLRYPAIMGKTTISIFLVLAWLIPACHIVVPLIGNAHSKLCSFTLKGIFCNNSINYIFCMSSRALLTYGLVALFNISLLPVLFIIFTYTVILIIASKSGREVRKKAAQTCLPHLLVLINYSCLLTFDVIIVRLESDISKTARFVMTLQMITYNPLCNPIIYGLKMKEIYKHLKRLFVKPQ; encoded by the coding sequence ATGACTGAAATGAACGTAACATACATTATTCTTGATGGTCATGTGGAGTTGGAAAAATatagatttctttatttttttatcatgcTCATGGGTTATATTTTGATCATGTGCAGTAATTCTACTattgtatgttttattgtgaTTCACAAAAACCTTCATGAGCCCATGTACATCTTTATTGCTGCACTGTTAATTAACACTGTTTTTTTCAGCACTGCAGTCTATCCAAAacttttgattgattttttatctgaaaagcAGATCATATCTTATCCAGCTTGTCtcattcagatttttatgttttactttttaagcaCATCAGAATTCTTACTGTTGGCAGTTATGGCCTTTGACAGATATGTGTCCATATGTAAACCTCTGAGATATCCAGCTATCATGGGAAAAACAACTATAAGCATTTTCCTAGTTCTAGCGTGGCTTATACCTGCTTGTCATATTGTTGTGCCACTCATAGGAAATGCTCATTCAAAACTCTGTAGCTTCACTTTGAAAGGGATTTTTTGTAATAACTCGATTAACTATATTTTCTGTATGAGTTCAAGAGCACTGTTAACATATGGTTTAGTTGCTCTGTTCAATATCAGTCTTCTTCCTGTGCTTTTTATCATATTCACTTATACGGTAATTCTTATAATAGCTTCTAAAAGTGGCAGGGAAGTCAggaaaaaagcagcacagaCCTGTTTACCACACCTTCTGGTTTTAATTAACTATTCCTGTTTGCTTACATTTGATGTGATCATAGTTAGACTAGAATCGGATATTTCAAAGACTGCACGTTTTGTCATGACACTGCAAATGATAACATATAATCCTCTTTGCAATCCAATCATATATGgactaaaaatgaaagaaatttaTAAACACCTCAAAAGGTTGTTTGTCAAGCCACAGTAA